A single genomic interval of Eurosta solidaginis isolate ZX-2024a chromosome 3, ASM4086904v1, whole genome shotgun sequence harbors:
- the LOC137246439 gene encoding protein SPT2 homolog, giving the protein MHWWMWIRSSTTCLSIGGRNSKYLLSMRDKKSKNKIKKMLKVTKSTNKSVLEDAVDGDNTAGFMTDQDDYGYVSTEANAFYAKYIEKVKDVNEDKGFAQSRPQSPKDLSGTKECVKAALTREIERSVQGASRPPQVHLQVIVVAIKNQA; this is encoded by the exons ATGCATTGGTGGATGTGGATTAGGAGTTCCACTACATGCCTTTCCATTGGAGGCAGAAAT AGTAAATATTTGCTGTCAATGCGAGACAAGAAATCCAAAAATAAGATAAAGAAAATGCTTAAAGTCACAAAATCTACCAACAAGTCTGTATTAGAAGATGCAGTTGATGGGGATAATACTGCGGGTTTCATGACTGATCAGGATGATTATGGATATGTTTCAACAGAAGCCAATGCTTTCTATgcaaaatatattgaaaag GTAAAAGACGTCAATGAGGATAAAGGATTTGCACAAAGTCGTCCACAATCTCCTAAAGACCTCTCAGGCACGAAAGAGTGCGTTAAGGCAGCATTGACACGCGAAATTGAGCGCAGCGTACAAGGAGCATCACGTCCACCGCAAGTACATCTACAAGTAATAGTAGTAGCAATAAAGAACCAAGCATAG